Within the Drosophila melanogaster chromosome 3R genome, the region TAAATAGGGCCTTTCCTAAAAATTCCAATTAACTTCGTTGATATCTACTTCCTACTAGTCCTACTTAAAcgtttgtttttaaatgtttaatccAATGGTATCAAGTAATCCTTTTATCAAATATAAGACATGTGTACATTTGGCTGAAGATTCTTCATTTTAGTAACATTGTTAATGACCACTTAGTTAAAAACCACTTATCATTCTGAAGTGAAGACGtatacaaacacacatagCCACACACTGCCCagttattttgaaaaaatatggaaaaatgtCATAGACATTTTTGGCAAAGCTGCCACAATAGTCTGTATGATTGACAACGATTTCCAATTGAGCACGGAGAATTGTATTATTGTCAGAATGTTGGGTAAATTTTGCCTGCTTGCAGGGCCAATCAGTCAATTTGCTAACAGTTGATTTAACTAACCATGAATCTCCGTCCCAGGTATCGCGCCGTCTCCGTGAACACTTCCGATACGCCAGTGCCGCGGGAGAGCAAGTCAAAGAAGCAGCCACAGTATGTGCCCACGATGCCGAACTCCAGCCACCTGGACGCAGTGCCACAGGCCACGCCAATCAACCGAAACCGAGTGCACACGAAGAAGGTTCGCACATTCCCGATGTGTTTCGACGACACGGATCCCACGGCTAGCCTGGAGAATGCGGCGCAGAAGGAGTGCCTGGTGCCCATTCGACTGGACATGGAGCTAGAGGGTCAAAAGCTGCGCGACACCTTCACGTGGAACAAGAACGAGAGCATGATTACTCCGGAGCAGTTTGCCGAGGTGCTGTGCGACGACCTGGACCTCAATCCCCTGCCCTTTGTGCCGGCTATTGCACAGGCCATCCGACAGCAGATCGAAGCCTTTCCCAACGATCCCCCCATCCTCGAGGAGACCTGCGACCAGCGGGTCATTGTTAAGCTGAACATTCACGTGGGCAACACCTCGCTCGTCGACCAGGTCGAGTGGGACATGTCCGAGAAGAACAACAACCCCGAGGAGTTTGCCATTAAACTCTGTGCGGAATTGGGATTGGGAGGAGAGTTTGTTACGGCCATTGCCTACAGCATTAGGGGTCAGCTATCGTGGCACTGTCGAACGTACGCCTTCAGCGAGGCCCCTCTATCAACGATTGATGTGCCCTTCCGGAATCCCAGCGACGCTGACGCATGGGCGCCATTCCTAGAGACGCTTACCGACGCCGAAATGGAGAAGAAAATCCGCGACCAGGACCGCAACACGCGCAGAATGCGACGACTGGCCAATACCACAACTGGTTGGTGATCTTCCGCCGATCCAGCAATGTGTCACTAATGTAATCCTCCTATTAAGTACCATTATGCATCCCAAATAAATGTGTGTCTGTCGATTTTAAAACCTATTGTCTTCTACGCGCTACTTCCAAAAAAAATAGTTCCAAACGATGTTACAAAATAAGCTGATACTCTTTACTGCTTACGCTAAACTCGAATCCTTATTCTACATTATCCAATACTAACTTTCTGCCGAATCGGGCTTGTCTTGGTCCTGATCGCCGTCGTAGAACTCGTTCTTAGCATCAACCAGCTTGTCCTCATCGGCTACGGATATTCGCACGTCGGGATCACTCGCCTCCTCCCGGTTGCTGCGCAGCTCCTCCAAGTCCACATCAGGCGGGGTCTGCACCATTTGGACGCTGGGCGAGTGCTGGCACATCTTAAGGTTTTCATACACATGCTTAACGATGAGTTCAAGATACTGCTTTGAGTTAGCATTATCTTGGCGTGAGTTAATCTCTGGATGGAGTGTAAAGTCGGGGGCGAAAAAGTCGTAATACTCGGTGGCGGGTAGGTCATTTTCAATGTCTTGGTCCACCAGCAGCGAGGTCTCGTGCGTCCAGCAGCGGGCCACGTTCCGTAAGGTGTAGCCACCGCCTCCGACCACCAATGTGGGTACGTTCAGTTCCTTCACAAATTTGACACACTCACCATGTCCCTTGGTGCTCAGGGAGAAGCAACCTAGTCGATCTCCAGCTAGTGAATCCGCGCCACACTGCAAAACGATAGCCGTGGGCCGGTAGAAGTCCATAATGGCAGAAATTATGGGTTTGAACACCTGAAAATAGCTCTGGTCATCAATGCCCTCCTTTAGCGGCACATTAACGCTGTAGTATCGTCCCGATTCGGCGCCTATCTCGTACATGTCTCCCGTGCCGGGAAAAAAGTAGTTTCCGTATTTGTGGAACGAAGCCGTCATCACTCGGTCCGTAAGGTAGAACGCCTCCTGCACCCCGTCGCCGTGGTGCACATCGATGTCGATGTAGAGCACCCGAGGATGGTACTTAAGCAGCTCCAGAATGCCGATGACGATGTCATTCACGTAGCAGAATCCGCTTGCCTCGAACTTCTTGGCGTGATGCAGTCCGCCCGACCAGTTTATGCATATGTCGCTGTGGTTGTGGTTCAGCTTCTGGGCTCCCTCCAGCGAGGCACCCGTGTACATTGCACAGAAGTCGAAGAGGCCATCGAACACGGGACAGTCCTCGCCTACGCTGAAGTGCGCCAGGTACTTCGTATAGGCCACGGCTTAAGAACAGAAAATTATCAGATTATTCTAAATGTTATTCCAATTGGGCGACTTCCTCTTCAACTCACAATTGCACTGAATGTTTTGTGGAGTCACCTGCTGTAAGTAGGCGATGTACTCGTCGCTGTGGAAGCGGAGCATGTCCTGCGCACTGGCCCTGCAAAGAATTCCGGATTAGTATAATTTACGCGGCACAGACACACCTCTCCGCCAACTCACTTGTACGGCCTGTAGATCTTCATTTTCTTGTGCAGTCCGTAGTTCATTACCAGGCTGTGAGTGACCGCCAGGCGTTGCGGCTTCATGGGATGCCCGGCTCCATAGTGGAAGTTGCCCACGTCCGCGTTGTAGAAGTACGACACCCTACGGTCCGTCATCGCGCCAACTTCTCAATTGGATCGGTTATTGCAGGGACGCCGTAGTCCCCTAGTTGTGGACCAAATCCTCGCCGGGCAGCAGGTACGTCTTCGCATACAGGACAATCAGCAGAACGGCCACGATGAAAAGGAGTCGCCGGGTTGTGTCGTATTCGCCCAACAGCATGCCGCTCCCGTGGTCACCTTTGGGTACCTTTGTTTAATCGTGAGATATCAATTTGCTAACTTATTGCCAATTGAAGACAACTTAAAGCGGCGTGCGCCGATAGTGTACTAAAAATGGACATAGCTAGTGATGTACAAACGCACAGTCACGTCACGAGAGCATCCCTATGGTGATGCTATAATTTTTGTTCTGCTCAATTCACAAGTCTCTCTGTGCatgtggttttattttatttttggtcgATGTAAGGAAGGCTAGATGTTGTAAAATATACGTGTGTcttttagttttcatttaggtttatttttaagcctaatgtattaaatgaaataaatacaCGAACGTAcgcttgccaaaaaaaaaacccgccAGATATGACCGAAAGCCGCCGGGCCGGCAGCACTGTCCAGTTAGTTTATCTtctattttgattttctaaTTCGACTCTGCTCGCGCTAATTTTCGTGATAGAGAATATTGGAATATTGGAATACGCGTATTGGAGTATTGGAATTGGAGAATGCAGTAATCAACAATAAAAGTCAGTGGACAAGGGAATGCAGAAAGTGTGTCAACTGGCTAAAAACGGCGAATCAGGAAGCGCTCCTTTGGGCAACCGATAAATCCGCCAGCCGAGCAAAATCGGAGCCAATTACGAAACCGCCATTGATTTTGGTTCCCATCAATATGTAAGTTGTGCCCCGGCTTCTGAATTAGTCCCCAAAAAACTTTGAGTCCGCGGAGGAAGCAGTACCCACCAGAAATCTGCGATGTTGACCCTGTATTACGTGAGTGCCACCGTCCTGCAGTCCTGGCGCATTCAAAAGGCGTGCTCCAAGATCGCCGAGCACCTCGCGCAGCCCTCGAGCATCGCCTTCTATACCCTCCAATCGGGCAGCGATGACGGATTCGGTAAGTGGCGGCGTCATTGGAAGGCGTTCACGCTTATATAGACTGCCTGCTTCCTCCACAGATCCCGCCCTGGCCAGCTCGGAGTTGTGCTGCAATCGGAACGCGGCCAAGGTCACGGACATCCTGTGGCTGCACGCCAACCAGCGGGGTTGCTGCCTGCGTCCGCTGCAAACGCTACACATCACGCCTTGGATCAGCTTTCCGCCGGCGCCCAGTCTGCTTCCCTTCTCCTATGCCGCCGACACGTTAACGCCGGCGTCCACGCCCACGGAGGCGGACGTCCCGCGCCAACAACGGGTTTCGCTCTCTGCCCAAGGGGAGGAGCGGATGCAGCTGCTCCTTGAGGCCGACATAGAGCCACTACAGCGGCCCAGCTCCGAGGACACATCAGCAGTACGGGTAAGTTAACCCGACGGCGTGTTGCGTTTTTTTTAATCTCCAAATCCATCAATAAAAAACAGTAAGGCTTAAGCAAATTCAAgttataaatgtttaattgcCACAATTCGGAGTCCACAAATACATGTTTATACATGTTTATTTGCAACAGAATAGTTCAAAGACTTCAGGATGTAGGAATAGCTTTTTAATGGACTTTTAACTACATAGTTTGGAATTCACCATTAAAGGGGGACTACGAATATTACTCCAAAGTATCTTAAGAATGCTACCGTAATTAAAGTTAGCCCACTTTGTATCATCATAATGAGAACAGATAGGGACAATCGACCTTCGGGTGACGCCGCAATGTGGACGGTGTTGCGTGCGGTAATCTTATTAAGATGTACATGGTTGAATCGATTAGAGCGCTGGcgtcatacatacatacatacgacTACACTAACTAGGGGTATCCTCTCGTGTGTCCTTTCTTCTTCTTGCATGTCGGCGGCCCATGAATCAGCTGGAAGATTACGGTAAGCTAATTGCTTGGAAAATAGATTCCCACCTGGCGGTGCTCATCGAAACAGACGTCGAGCACTTCACGAAACTTTTGATAACGACTTTCTTGagaaataatttatgcattaACGATCAGCTGCCACTTTTGCGGATTGAGTGTAAGCTGCACCTGAAATCGTTTTAAGAATTTGACTTCATCTTAAAAATCCCACTGATTTATTGTTTCTCCCTCCCAGCGGTGCAACGGGAAGGGGATCCGCAGCCCTTTGAGCTTCTGGCCAAGCATCTGAAGCGGCAATCCCGCATAAGCGTCGGTCTGGACAAGGATGGATGGAAGAAGCACATGGAGGACTTGCGTGCCGTAGGTGTGCTGGCGCACCAGGCCACCGAGTTCGAGTACCAGAGGAATCGCTCTGAGGGAAGAACGAAATCGGATCCCACCACACATGATCAACGCCCGACTTCGGAGCTTTTGGCCAAGGCTGTGGCCGTGGTGGAGCCCACCAACAAGGCATATCTGTCTCCGGCAAGGACGACAGAAGCCTCGCTCAAAGCCGAGGCCAAGGGAACGTCAACAAAACCTTTTCCGACTAAAAGCGATGCCAAACCCGCCACTCTTGCCAAGAGCGAGGGCACGCCAGCCACAAGCAAAGAGGACTCCAAGTTAACGCCAACTAAGGGTGCATTAAAGACAAGCGAACTAGAGAAACTAGCGGCTGTCCAGGcagcgcagcagcagaagaaagAGGCAGTCCAGGTCTCTCCCGTCAAGGCTGCTTTCTTAGCTAAACCACCTATGCTAAGTAAACATGATGAGCCTGATAAGGCATCAGATCAGCCAACGAAGCCCAGGAAATCCTTTGAGGCGGTAAAGCCGTTAAATTCTCCTCCGTCATCCAGAGCTGCTCCCTCGCGTCCTGTGCTGCAACGCAACAAGGATAGCCTGCAGGACGCAAAACCATTGAATGTTTTGGTCTACTCAGACAGCGCCAGTGCGCGGGAATCCACATTGGCCActctgcagcagctgctggagCGCAATGTGTACACGATCTATCCTCTGATGCCTCAGCAAGCGGCTCAAAAATACTGGACGGAACAGACTGCGTTGCTGGTCGTCTGCGGATCGGTGGCACACGGAATTGGGCAGATATTGGTGGACTACTTTCTGCAGGGCGGCAAGGTGTTAAGCCTGTGCTCGGATATACTGCACTTTGTACTCCCCAACTATCGCACAGCGGAGGTAGGACTCTGTTTTGTGGAAAATATACCCAAATTCGCCAACATCCATCCCGTGTTCTACAGGTTCGAGAGCACGAATTGGTTCAGTTCTCCTATGACAAGTGGCAGCGGGTCAAGATGATGCACCACATCTTTTGCTACCAACCGTCGCCGGTGAAGAAGCACTTCTCCACTGACAGCGAGGAGTCCACCAAGTCGCACTCTCGCAAACCGTAAGTAGCTATTGCTGCTCCCATCCAGACTGCCAGTGACCAAAACACATTGCTAACCTTGCCGATCTTCTTAATAGTGCCAATAACAAATAGCCCATTAACTGAGTATCAGTGTATTTGAAACCGAAATGTTGCATGTTTTATACACCCGAAAGCCCTATTCAAGTCGATTATTGCACAGCCGTCGGGTAAATTGTAAAAAAGAGGCCAAGTTATAACGCTTTACTTTTTAGACCCTTGCAGAAGGTATATATCTTCCAGTCAGAAGTTTTCAGGGCTTAAAGGGTTAAAAGGCACTTTCTTCATTCTTGATCAGTTTTACCAGCCAAGTCCGTCTGTTCATCCAGTTTTAAGGATTCTAGCCTCTCAGTTTTAAAGCTGTTTGCATGAAAAGACTTCCTCCTGAAATATGTAAGTAAGAAAAGGGAATAATCGGTCCTCTATTTCTTATAGCTTCCATAGGAAtaatcgaaaaataaatgaaataaaaatggaatatATAATTCccgttttaatttgtattatattttttcttgacatatacatatgtaatttCTGCAAGGGTATATGAACTTCGGCCTGCCGAAACCAACCTCCTGTCTTGTttcatttatgtatattattaCTTTTTCTGAATGGggcttgaaatgaaatgaattaatCCTAATTAATCGTTCTTATACTAAACCGATTCTAACCAATTCCaattctcattttatttctcAAATGTTTCATGCTCAAATTGGTCTCGTTTACTCTAAATATGGCttaatttctatttgattCGGTGTGCACTGTAATCCATCTATCTAAACTCCGTTTTCAATCCGCCTAACTAACTAACCTATCTATGTTTTCTGTAAGCTCTCTTAACTCTTGTTTTTTATCGATTGAATGTGCCATCCatgtaatttaattgtttaattgtgtTATAAACATTTGGCATTTCAAACCTTTTCACCATCCTGCTACGTTTACCTTCTAAATCCTTAAATTTCTGCGTGTGCTTCTATATGTGTGTGCTATCACTATTATAATCCATCCTACCAATAactaaaataacaacaaaccaaaaacaaacaaaaatcgaaaaaaaaacacaaatcaaaCCACGAAACGCTGCTCAGAGCTCTAGTATGTCCAAGGTCCATGGAACTGAAGGATCTGGCCGGTCACAGCCACAATTTGGATGTCCATGTGCTGGGAACCGAGGAAACCTGGAATACGCCCAGCTtgatgttggccaaaagcctGCAGAGCGGCGGAAAGGCCGTCTTCTCCCAAGTAAGTGATTGCTCATGTAAATATAACaaacatatattaaaaaaaaacattcctatgaaacaaaaaaaaaaacaggtgCACTTGGAAATGAATCCCAGCGAATTTGAATCCGATGAGACTAAGTACTCCATTCTAAAGCAAAACGAGCGAACTCGCCTCGAGATATTTGCGGATCTCCTGGGAAAGTACTTGGATGTGCAGGTCCGCGGTGGAGACGGTGTCGACCAGCCGCAGCCTGGAGTTGTCTACAAGCACGCATATTTCCTAGGTCGGCACGAGGTCAGTTCGTCTCTCCATTTGTTTTGGCATCAGAATCCAATATTCTAGCTCTTTTTGTTATTCAGGCCAAGTTTGAGCTTCTGGAGAAGCTACGTCTGCGCTGCAGCGGATCCGACAACGTGATAGCAACGCCGAACCTGACGATGAAGTTCTGTGGCAAGGACGATAAGCCTCCAGTGGCCAACAACAATGTCCTGCCCATACTCATACATTCCTGTCCGGATGACTTCTCCACCGTGGATTACTTCGATGTGAGCGCATTCTAATTCTAGTCTATAGCAGAATTAACCCAAATTCCTCTTATTTTAAAGAATCTTAAGACGGAACACATCGGACGACTGGTCATCTATGCACCGGTGGTCAGCAGCTCCATGCATCTCATAAACAACCTGGAGCTCATCCACGGCCTGGCTGTGCTCCCCGTGCAGCAGACGTCCGGAGTGGGTCGCAGAAATAATCAAGTTAGTACTCTAGAAGCATCCAGATTTAAGTTCTTGTTGAAATCATCGCTTTGTGCTTTCCAGTGGCTTAGTCCGCCGGGCTGTGCCATGTTCTCGCTGCAGCTGCACCTGACCATGGACAGCGCTTTGAGCTCTCGGCTGCCTCTGTTGCAGCACCTTGTTGGAACGGCGATTGTTAATTCGCTCCGCAGTCATGAAGAGTACGGGGTGAGTCAAGACTGTAAAGTTTTACCATTTAGTTGAATCTTAAGTTAAGATTGTTTCGATTATCTCCGCCTGTGGGACGATGGGACGAACCTCAGGATCTGTAAAACTGCCAAGTGCACAAAGTGATTTTTTAGGTTTAATAAGTTTATTTGACATTTTGTTTCGATTTCGCATTTAAAGTCCATTTACTATATACACTTGACCATACATAATtcacaatatatatttaatttaacacTAGTCCGTCATATACAATACATTGCTGCtgtatatacatgtatatatatatatatatatatatatatatatatatatatatatatagttctCTTACACATAATTAACAATTTAGAAATTGCTCACCTGATTAACGTTTACATTTATGTTTGCCACagtgcttgtttgtttgtttgtatatgtatgtctATGCCTTCTCTGTTTGCCTCTGCTCTTAAACATTTAAGCGTTTTGTCTTTTTCGAGTTAACATTTGATTTGCCTTTGTTTCGTTTGCTAACAACTGCAACTGGAGTGCTCCCGATACATGcctacacatatgtatgtagtttttAAAATGGATTGCTATAATTTGGTAGTTACGTTTATGTATTTACAATCTTCGCTCGGCTCGATAGAACTTCGCCTTGGGAGAGAGTTTGTGTAGAGTGGACGAGGGCACAAAGCGAGCTAGCTTAGTTGGTAGATCGAAATTGTACTAGACAGTGACAGTGGCCATGCTGCAGTTCCCTCAGAACACGGACTCGGCGGAACGGGAAAGGTTGACGGGGTGGGAGGGACTGCGCGCCAGACGCTTCTTGGGAAGATGCTCCAGCAGGGAGAGCAGGCGTGCGAACTGCGGCCGGTGCTCCTTCTCGTAGGTCCAGCACAGCATCAGCAAGTCCTTGACATCCCGTCCAGACTGCAGGTTGGCCAGCGACTGCTTCATCCCACGGCCAACCTGCCAGATGATCGATTCCGCCGGCTGATCCTTGAATGTGAACTCGCCGCAGATTAGCTCGTACCAAACGGTTCCGAAAGAGTAGACATCGGAGTATGGGGTGAACTCCAGACACTCTCCACGCGGCTTCTCCGGCTGCAATGCTCGGATTAGCTCCGGCGCCAGGTAGCACAACCAGTTGTGGGGCACTCCTAGGCCCATATCACAGTAGAGCAGCTTGGTGGAGCTGAACAGCCCAAAGTCCGTGATAATCACCTTGCCGTTCTCGATGAAGATGTTCTTGGTGCGCAGATCTTTGTGGATGATCTCCCTTGCGTGCAGGTAGCCCATGCCCTGGGCGATCTGCTGGGCAATGAGGAGAGTCCGGTTCATGGCAAACTTCTCCCGACGCTGGTGAATATACGTATACAAGGTGTTGCCCTTGCACAATGAAGTCACAATGGCCAAATATGGTGGGTTCATGCAGGCTCCCATGAACAGCACCAGGTTCTCGTGTCGAGTGTTCTTGAAGTTGGCTACCTCGCTGCGAAACGTCTCCAGCATGTGTTCGTCTTGCAGATAGTCCTCGTTGAGCAGCTTAACCGCCACATCTCCGTGCCAAAGGGCTCGATGCACGGTGCCGAAGCGTCCCTGCCCTATCCGCTCGAGCAGAAGCAGATCACCATACGGGATGTCCCATTCCTTGAGTGAGATCGAGTTCTGGCGCCATTGTCCCGAGTCTCCGTCTTCCGTTGAATCCACACGAACGGGTGTCCGGTCCGAGTCCGTGCTGGCACTTCCAGACAAGGAGACTGTCTTGTCGCTGTCATTTGACTTGTGGGTATCCGTGTACTCGCTGGTGAACGGCGTCCTCTTATCCACACCGGCTGTGCTCAATTTTCGCGGAAAGAAACTGcaggtgctggtggtggttgtgCTATTGACCAGACTGCCCGTCAAGGTGGCCGCAGTAGAAGCGTTTGAAGTTTGGCTACCGATGAGCGAGCTCATGTGCCCGTTGGAGCTGCTCACCAGACTATCAAGTCCTCCGTTGGCTGTTGCAGGCGCCGTGGGGAATTGCTCTGGCACTGGTTCATTGGAGATGAGCGATACACCACCGCTTCCGCCACTGCTCGTCACCGTCACGTTGGGAAAGTTGAATTGACTCGGCTGGTGCTTGCCAAGCGAAGGCGTAGGTAACAGATTGGCGCTAGAGCTGCTGCCCGCCTGATCCAGCTCGCGCTCCCTTTGCTGGAACAGCGCCGGACTGCTGGGCGTGGAACTAGTGCAGCTGGAACTCGGCGAACTGCTATCGCCGTGCTGCTGATGCAAGGGCTTACCCAGGGTGCTCTTTTTTACCAAAGGGGATCCTTTCGCCGCGCCATGCACATGCGGCAGACTGGCGTATCCTCCCTGCTCCTTTATGTGCCGAAACTCGTCCACATATTCTCGTGGAAGTCCACAGGAGGGCGGTACGTGCGGTGCGCATGACTTGTGGCAGATGTACTTGCAGTCGGTGCACTTCATCCAGCGGTGAAAGACCTGCTTCTGGCACAGGGTACAGGTGGCCATGAAGCCCAGGGCCTTGGTGAAACGATGCTTGATTGCATGACCCATGCCCACGTGACCCACGCCCGGAGAGCATGGCACCATAAGCACGTTCGAGGAACTTCCTCCGGAGCTGGCATTAGTATTTGGGTCCACAAAGATGTCCGAGCTGGTGGAGCTGTGGCTATCGGGGCTGGGATCAGTGGGCAAACGGTTGCGGGCTAATTGCTCCCCGTCCACTTGCACATGACTCTGGCTCAGCAAGGTCTGGTGCTTTCTAGCTGGCGGCGGGGTACCACGACTCCTCTGTGGTGTTCCATTAAGGCTGCTGCTCAGCCCACTGGAAGGCGTGAAGGGCGAATTGGGTGGCGAGGGCGTAAGGGTTAAAGTCAGCTGGGAACCCTGTGTGCTGTTCAGCTCTTCTGTCGCTGAGGGCGATTGGCGGCCACTTTTGAAGTTGGTGGAGTTGGCCAGAGCGGAATTCTTTCCCTTGACACCATGCTGGCGATGATGGGTTCTCGGGGAGGCGGTTGAATTGTTACCCAGTCCAATGTTTCCCACACTGCCGCGATGAATGTGGGTGGGCCTGTCCCAGGAGTCCCAGTGCCACTGCTCTGGATCGTTGTTGCTAGCCGCAGTACCGCTCTCCAGCGACTCCATGCACTTCCTTAAGTTCTGCATGGCCCTGGTCAGGCGTCGCAGTTCCTCCTCCTCTCGCTGGCTGGGGCTGTCAGCCAGGAGTTGACGGATCTCCTCGTCGCTGAGACGCAGGCTTTGCTCTAGAGTGGTCAGGCGAGCAAGGCAGGCGGTAAGAGTCCCCTGGCTAAGGCCCACTACGCGCAGCCATTGCCTCAGTTCGTTGCCCGTTGTGTGGGGCACAAGCCCGTTGGCCGGGATGCGCTCATTTAGCCGCATCTtcgccagcagcagctcgGAGAAGTATCGCACCAGCTTCGACTCCAGGCAACGAATCTCCTGCTGCGTCAGCGTGGAGCTGATCGCGCACTGCGTTCGCAGGCCCTCCAGATGGTTGGCCGAGAGATCAATCATGTCCTGAATGATAACCAGGTTGCTGTCTACGGACAGCGAACCGGAGATGGGATCGTTGGCATTGGTGGAGCCCGTGTCTGGAGCCGATGCGGgtgcgttgttgttgctgctcatCCTGCTTATTCGCGACGGAGTGGAGCCCGATTGATTTTTTCAGACGCCCCCTCGGGGACTCGACGATTCGATGGGACCAATGGCTGGGACTCCGCCCCGCATTGTGGCCCTCGCCAAGCGACCTTGACGTTCGGTGCTCCGGCTATCGCGCACGCTAACGCCCGCAACTCTAAACGGCTTAGGCAATGCGAAAAAGCAATAATTTGTACAAGTTCCTCGGCTGTTGTTGAAATTTCTCTACACCCAAGTAGCGCATCGAGAGAAGTGTGACCATACCCGGGAGGACTCCTTCTCACTGCACACCAAAATGTACTAAAAGCACTTATCCGAAAAACTTAGGGGCACTCCtctgtatttaaaaaaaatagaacgttaagtattattattcttatgttgtaattatattatgTCTTCGAGtgtatatagcatatatatttcaattctatttgaaaaattaatccagaaattattttcacatttttattttattagtcgAAATaagtcaaatattttaatatttatattttattatttggaaatggaaattaggtagatattattttaatattttaattttataactaaaaataatttttttaagttaatATTTGATGTtccaatttatattttatgatatGTAATATTACGGAGATAGGCGAGTTTTACTTAATTTATTCATATCACCTTCAGGTGCTGGATATTTCCATTAAGTGGCCGAATgacatttatgcaaatggaaatcaGAAAATTGGGGGCCTCGTCATTAATACCACACTTCAGGGATCCCAAGCCATCGTCAATATCGGAAGTGGAATTAATTTGAACAATTCAAGACCAACAGTTTGCATCAATGACTTGATAAGAGAATATAATACCCGTGTCCCGAACAACAAGTTACCTATACTTAAGTACGAGCTACTTATTGCCATGATATTCAATGAAATCGAAAGACTTTTGGGAGAAGTACAAAACGGAGACTTTGATAGTTTTTATGCATTATACTATTCGCTATGGTTACACaggtaaatttaaaacatttttaaaatacatttaatttgcatattacATTTACTAACATGTTTTTATGTACAGCGGGCAATCTGTTAAGATTTGCCTACAAAAAGATCAGGAAAAAGAGGCCGAAATTGTGGGAATCGATGACTTTGGATTTTTGGAGGTGAAATTACCAACTGGTACTATAGAAATTGTGCAGCCCGATGGAAACAGCTTTGATATGTTGAAGGGATTGATTATACCCAAGTATCAATAGTGAAATGAAGCAGATGTGAAAACTCATATTATTCCCCGAACCCTCTAGTTTAATTGGCCCTTAAGCAACTTGTACTTTTTAGGCAAATTTAGGTCAATTTATAACTACGTAAAAACGTTTAtccttataaatatttacaaggTGATTCTTCTTAAGTGGCTTTACGAAATAATAATGGATAATTTAATCCACTAAATTAAATACTGCCAAAGAGAATTATATGTTAAAGGAAGtctcaaaatatttataatgacAGGTACATTTGTTTGTTCCCTATAAACCAGTGTTTGGAAATTACTTCGTAAGAT harbors:
- the CG45100 gene encoding uncharacterized protein, which translates into the protein MLLGEYDTTRRLLFIVAVLLIVLYAKTYLLPGEDLVHN
- the HDAC3 gene encoding histone deacetylase 3; this translates as MTDRRVSYFYNADVGNFHYGAGHPMKPQRLAVTHSLVMNYGLHKKMKIYRPYKASAQDMLRFHSDEYIAYLQQVTPQNIQCNSVAYTKYLAHFSVGEDCPVFDGLFDFCAMYTGASLEGAQKLNHNHSDICINWSGGLHHAKKFEASGFCYVNDIVIGILELLKYHPRVLYIDIDVHHGDGVQEAFYLTDRVMTASFHKYGNYFFPGTGDMYEIGAESGRYYSVNVPLKEGIDDQSYFQVFKPIISAIMDFYRPTAIVLQCGADSLAGDRLGCFSLSTKGHGECVKFVKELNVPTLVVGGGGYTLRNVARCWTHETSLLVDQDIENDLPATEYYDFFAPDFTLHPEINSRQDNANSKQYLELIVKHVYENLKMCQHSPSVQMVQTPPDVDLEELRSNREEASDPDVRISVADEDKLVDAKNEFYDGDQDQDKPDSAES
- the Snr1 gene encoding Snf5-related 1 — translated: MALQTYGDKPVAFQLEEGGEYYYVGSEVGNYMRHFRGILYKKYPGMTRIVLSNEERKRLAESGLSSHILASSVSLLRAVEVDDIMAGNDEKYRAVSVNTSDTPVPRESKSKKQPQYVPTMPNSSHLDAVPQATPINRNRVHTKKVRTFPMCFDDTDPTASLENAAQKECLVPIRLDMELEGQKLRDTFTWNKNESMITPEQFAEVLCDDLDLNPLPFVPAIAQAIRQQIEAFPNDPPILEETCDQRVIVKLNIHVGNTSLVDQVEWDMSEKNNNPEEFAIKLCAELGLGGEFVTAIAYSIRGQLSWHCRTYAFSEAPLSTIDVPFRNPSDADAWAPFLETLTDAEMEKKIRDQDRNTRRMRRLANTTTGW